CGGCCGGACTAACTCCCAGCCACATGAGCGGATTTTTCAAGAGCCCATCAACTTCGCCCAGCAGTATTAATGCGAATATGAGCAACAGTGGCGCCAGCGCCTTGACCAGTTCCAGTCACACATCATCCAGCACAGCCACCAACGGTAACATCGATCGTAGCACACGCGACAACACCACAcccaccggcagcagcagcagcaacagcagcatgcCTTCCATCACGGAACTGTCCACGCATCCGCTCAATCGGTTGCAATCGATGCAGCCGTTCGATTTCCGCAAACTGTCGGCCGCCGCCGCCAGTCTCAGCGGGTTCACGTCGGCCGGTTTACCTCCGCCACGGCTCAGCCCCGAGGCAGCCGTTGCGCAGCATCACTTCAACCAGCAGCAGGCGGCCGCCGCCGCGGCCTACGCCGTCAATACGGCCAAACGACGCAACTCCCAGACTTCCCTAGATGCGCAGTCGGTGGTGTCGCGCGAACATGCCGCAGCGGCCGCGAACTTCATGAGCCTGTCCATGAGTGGCCACGGACTGCCCTTTCCTCTTCCACCGCCGCCGCCCTCGTCATCGGTGGCTATGTCGCTGGCAAACTCGCTGAACCATTCAGCCGCCGCTATGGCCGCCGCCGTTTCCGGTAACCCTTTGGCGGCCAGTTTTGTTGCGCAGTCGTTTCCGAACCTGCTGGCCGCGTCAGCCGCTCGGGAGCCGAATCGTAGCAAATCGCCCCATTCGCACCACAAATTGTCCCACAAGGGCGGACTGCAGGAACAGCACAGCAAGAGCTCGCTGGATAAAGGTACGTCGAATGATGGTCGGGATCAGCGGGGTGAAGATGAGGAGCGGAACTCATCGGGAGCGCATCAGGAGCAACGTGATCGTGATCGGGAAAACGTACTAAACCTGAGCCGCGATCTGGCCGCCGCAGCAGCGGCTGCAAATCGCCGACTACAGCAGCCCCCAATGCAGCCCGGTGCAGCAATGTCGCGCATGCAGCATCTGCCGCCGTCCTCCGGAGGTCACCTCAAGAAGCCACCGTCTTCGCCCAGCAACAAGCGGCAATGGGGCGCTATCCCACCCAATCTTGGCACGCAGTACGTCAACCCGGCCACGGGAAAGAAACGCGTTCAGTGCAATGTATGTTTCAAGACCTTCTGTGATAAAGGTGCTCTTAAGATACATTTCTCCGCCGTCCATCTGCGGGAGATGCACAAATGCACGGTGGAGGGCTGCAGCATGATGTTCAGTTCGCGCCGTTCCCGAAACAGGCACAGCGCGAACCCCAACCCGAAGCTACACTCACCGCACCTACGGCGCAAGATATCTCCTCACGACGGTCGCAGCGCCCAACCTCACCCTATTCTCCTGTCGACGGCCGGTATGCCACTGCCCAACGGGCTTAGCCCGCTGCATCCGTTCGGGCCAGCCTTCCCACTGATGCCCCCGGGCGACCATTTGCGGGGGCATCCGTCGCTATCAGCGCTCGAGTTTAAGGCGAACATGGAGGCCAGCATGCACCGACGACTGGCGGCCGAGCACCATCACGCGCAGGCAGTCGCGGAAAAGCATCATCGCGAAAGTGCACGTGTTTCGTTGAGCCCGGAGAACTATCGTTACCGCAGCAGCCCGCACAGTGACACACCGGACCGGTACATGGGCTCTTCGTCGGGGGCATCCTCCGGAGCGCCGCATCTGAACAGCTCGGGCAGCCGGTTAGACGACGAAGACGGCgacgaggacgatgatgacgatgacgatcgtAATGGCATCGTCATCGATGGCAACGACGTAGATGAAGATGTTGAAGGTCACCAGTTCGACATGTCGCTAAGCTCGGAATCGGAGGACGTGAAATCGTTCGGCAGACATGACGACGATGAAGATGGCTTCTCCGAACGGGGCGAGGAAGAACCGCAAGACTTCAGCCTGTCCAAGCGACACAATCGCCCATCGACGGATGGCGATGATATTGCAAGCAATAACGGCGACAGCAATGGTGAAGTCACTCGCGACGATGTCAATGCATTCCTCTCGAGCAATAAACGAAAACGCAAGAGTCTCAATCCCACCAAATGTGCCGTGGTTCCTTTGTCTCGGCTGTCAAACAACGAAGATGCTGATGAGAAGGAACTCGCGACACGGACCGACGAAGAAAACCGTGAAACATCGATTCCAttggtgaaaaaaatcaagataGAATCCGGGGAAGACTCGCAACCTGTCCGAAATTTATCACCACGCTCGAACTCACCGCTGAAGGAGGTGCCAGCTAAGGTGGCTTCTTGCgcgaaagaaaacggaaattgCGATAAACAGAGCAAAGGCGAAAACGCGTCCGCGGATCAGAACGACTCGTCGACAGTCCCCGATCGGTGTCCCTCGATCGAAGATCGCAAAAGCGTTGATGCTCATGATGCGGTTCACGTCAAAATGGAACCCATCGACGAAGGACTGCAAGACCAACCGGCAACAGAAGCCACCGATCTGTCACTGGATCTGACCAAAAAACAGTCCCGTTCCAGTCCGGATGTGAACGCGAACGAAAAATTCCAGAGCAAGTACTCGATCGACGTGCGGCCTTCGTCCGAATTGCTGGAGAACCCACTGTCGCTGGTGCGTCCCAAGCAGGAGACCACGTCCGACTCGGACCGTCATCGTCCCGGTTCGGCGGACAGCAAGAAAAGTTCCGGCGACAACTTTGATTCGGCGAACACGCTGCGACGGCTCGAAAACCTTTCGCACGGACCGTTGAACGACATGATGATGCAGCGCGCGGCAGGATTTCTCGGTGGTCCGCAATTCCCACCGCTCAGCTACTTGATGAATGCAGCTCCCCCAAGCCCCGCCAGATCTCGTAGCCCTTCGCCGGCGGTGGGCCACGAGCACGATCCGGAAGAATCGGACGACAACGTGGATTACTGCGAGGAAGGTAACTGCTTCAGCGATCCGGATGTCCCGCTGGATAAGGATAATCCCAAAAAATGTTCCGCCTGCGGCAAACTGTTCCAGAACCATTTCGCCGTTAAGACACACTACCAGAATGTGCATCTGAAGCTGTTACACAAGTGCAACATCGAGGGATGTAATGCTGCGTTCCCCTCGAAGCGCAGTCGCGATCGTCACGCCTCAAACTTGAACCTCCACCGAAAACTGCTTTCAACCACAGCCGACAGCAACGACACCGTGCTGCCAATGGAgaagcaccaacagcaacagcagttcCCCGGTGCTGGCGCCTTCCCAGGGTCCGCCCTGCCGGCTGAGTTTTTGGCCCGCCTCTACGCCGACTCGCAAAAGTTCCCCATGA
This region of Anopheles marshallii chromosome 2, idAnoMarsDA_429_01, whole genome shotgun sequence genomic DNA includes:
- the LOC128707436 gene encoding uncharacterized protein LOC128707436 gives rise to the protein MVMSPSRRLSTPGIAAHPMNMHLSSLQLNSQLQLNAQMHQKLTAGLTPSHMSGFFKSPSTSPSSINANMSNSGASALTSSSHTSSSTATNGNIDRSTRDNTTPTGSSSSNSSMPSITELSTHPLNRLQSMQPFDFRKLSAAAASLSGFTSAGLPPPRLSPEAAVAQHHFNQQQAAAAAAYAVNTAKRRNSQTSLDAQSVVSREHAAAAANFMSLSMSGHGLPFPLPPPPPSSSVAMSLANSLNHSAAAMAAAVSGNPLAASFVAQSFPNLLAASAAREPNRSKSPHSHHKLSHKGGLQEQHSKSSLDKGTSNDGRDQRGEDEERNSSGAHQEQRDRDRENVLNLSRDLAAAAAAANRRLQQPPMQPGAAMSRMQHLPPSSGGHLKKPPSSPSNKRQWGAIPPNLGTQYVNPATGKKRVQCNVCFKTFCDKGALKIHFSAVHLREMHKCTVEGCSMMFSSRRSRNRHSANPNPKLHSPHLRRKISPHDGRSAQPHPILLSTAGMPLPNGLSPLHPFGPAFPLMPPGDHLRGHPSLSALEFKANMEASMHRRLAAEHHHAQAVAEKHHRESARVSLSPENYRYRSSPHSDTPDRYMGSSSGASSGAPHLNSSGSRLDDEDGDEDDDDDDDRNGIVIDGNDVDEDVEGHQFDMSLSSESEDVKSFGRHDDDEDGFSERGEEEPQDFSLSKRHNRPSTDGDDIASNNGDSNGEVTRDDVNAFLSSNKRKRKSLNPTKCAVVPLSRLSNNEDADEKELATRTDEENRETSIPLVKKIKIESGEDSQPVRNLSPRSNSPLKEVPAKVASCAKENGNCDKQSKGENASADQNDSSTVPDRCPSIEDRKSVDAHDAVHVKMEPIDEGLQDQPATEATDLSLDLTKKQSRSSPDVNANEKFQSKYSIDVRPSSELLENPLSLVRPKQETTSDSDRHRPGSADSKKSSGDNFDSANTLRRLENLSHGPLNDMMMQRAAGFLGGPQFPPLSYLMNAAPPSPARSRSPSPAVGHEHDPEESDDNVDYCEEGNCFSDPDVPLDKDNPKKCSACGKLFQNHFAVKTHYQNVHLKLLHKCNIEGCNAAFPSKRSRDRHASNLNLHRKLLSTTADSNDTVLPMEKHQQQQQFPGAGAFPGSALPAEFLARLYADSQKFPMNLEAAFKNHALAPGSSAYADHFLNGAASQRGFPSTAGNPFLFPPLGGLAGFPGLSQFSHLLPHPLNGIATQLSGGGAAVAAGSVGSGGGGRMSASRSDSPISACSPPATTNIPSPLSQHDRTTPTSGNGGSFHSSTSEPRSTVSAHDSRRTPDSLS